One genomic window of Pelmatolapia mariae isolate MD_Pm_ZW linkage group LG5, Pm_UMD_F_2, whole genome shotgun sequence includes the following:
- the LOC135932968 gene encoding putative nuclease HARBI1, protein ILHLFSGFPGVIGCIDGTHIPIIAPSVNEGDYVNRKSFHSINVQIICDAANIITNVEAKWPGSVHDSRIFRECTLSTKFGHGEFTGYLLGDRGYPCLPYLLTPYPDPEPGPQQRYNLAHCRTRARVEMTIGMLKARFQCLQRLRVTPERACDIIVACVILHNIATIRGEHCPS, encoded by the exons attttacatttattttcagggttcccaggcgtgattggctgtatagatggcactcacattccaatcattgctccttcagtaaatgaaggagactatgtgaacaggaagtctttccacagcattaatgtacag ATCATATGTGATGCTGCCAACATTATCACAAATGTGGAAGCCAAGTGGCCAGGCTCTGTTCATGACTCACGAATTTTTCGTGAATGTACACTGAGCACAAAATTTGGACATG GAGAGTTCACTGGCTACTTGCTTGGTGATAGGGGGTATCCATGTTTACCCTATTTGCTTACCCCTTACCCTGACCCTGAACCGGGCCCACAGCAGCGATATAATCTGGCTCACTGCAGGACAAGAGCCAGAGTTGAAATGACTATCGGAATGCTTAAGGCCCGGTTCCAGTGCCTTCAAAGACTCAGGGTCACCCCAGAAAGGGCATGTGACATTATTGTGGCATGTGTGATTCTTCACAACATTGCCACAATTAGAGGAGAACACTGTCCTTCTTAA